GGCTTGACTCACTCTTTTGGATCGGTGTGGATCGAATGCCCTCTAGGGAATTGACTCTTGATACcttgacaagaatcatgaggctctatctaaaaatcaattggtgattagtggagttacacatgttcttattaatagtTCAATATTCGTACACTTATTCTATGTGGGACACAAtagtctaatatatatatatattaattgctAAAAGCATTATTGGAGTCCAACACCATAAGAATATGGCATACCGCTATTGGGTATATCGAGtctcacttatttgaatttaataagtattattgaGTATCGCTAACTAATTATGATGTTACCTCATATGGTGTTAGACATTTTAAGGTACCAAATAATAATACTTAATTCATTCATAGTAATATATTTGGCATATCTCGTGCAAGTTAGGTATGCCAAATCTAGGCTGAATTTGACATTTTAAAGTTTGATTATGCCTGGTTGGCAAGGTTTGTAGAAGCACTTTTTATAGAAACATTTTCAATTAGCTTACTTATAACAGTCATAtaagcatttttttttattttttaaatccaAACAGTTCTTACAAAAAGTTTTATAGCTAAATATTATATAAAGTCTTTTTAGAAAGCTGTGCCAACCCGTTGTTttaagagaaattggtgaaaatcaCCCATTTTATAgtgtattttgcacaataacctactttcaaaatattttagctaaataattttttttattaatgaattttttgtattatccatcttacccttaaaataaaataataataaaaaaatatttataaaccaACATTTCAAATGAGTGGTGGCTGGATTTGTGGAGAAATGACAGCATCCGGTGATGAGCAGTGTTCGCCGCCGGTAGGGGGCAGTGGTCGCCGGTGGTGGTGGCGGCGGGGGATGAtagtgggtggttgtggatgagtgtgggtggatgggtgagaggaagaagatgatagttattagagattttattttaatttattattattttattttaagggtaaaatgaGTAATagaaaaaattcattaataaaaaaagTCATTTAGCTAAAAACTATTGAAACTAGACTAAAGTACAAATTGCACtataaaaaaatgtcattttgccAATGACCCCTTGTTTTAAGAGAATTGGTGGAAATAGACCCATTTTATAGTGCATTTTGCACAATAACCTACTTTCAAAACATTTTAGCTAAATTGACTCTTTTACTAATGATTTTTTTGTATTACTCATcttacccttaaaataaaataataataaaaaaaaatatttataaaccaACCTTTCAAATGAGTGGTGGCTGGATTTGTGGAGAAATGACAGCATCCGGTGATGAGCAGTGTTTGCCGGTGGTGGTGGCGGCGGCGGGGGGTGAtagtgggtggttgtggatgggtgtgggtggatgggtgagaggaagaagatgatagttattagagtttttattttaatttattattattttattttaagggtaaaatgggtaatacaaaaaattcattaataaaaaaagTCATTTAACTAAAAACTATTGACACTAGACCAAAATGCAAATTGCACTATAAAAAAAGGTCATTTTGCCAAGGATCCCTTGTTTTAAGAGAAATTTGTGGAAATAGACCCATTTTATAGTGCATTTTACACAATAACCTACTTTCAAAACATTTTAGCTAAATGGCgtattttattaatgaatttttttgtattacccatcttacccttaaaataaaataataataaaaaaaatatttataaaccaACCTTTCAAATGAGTGGTGGCTAGATTTGTGGAGAAATGGCAGCATCCGGTGATGAGTAGTGTTTGCCGGTGGTGGTGGCGGCGGCGGGGGATGAtagtgggtggttgtggatggatgtgggtggatgggtgagaggaagaagcTGATAGTTATtagagtttttattttaatttattattattttattttaagggtaaaatatataatacaaaaaatttattaataaaaaatgtcATTTAGCTAAAAATTATTGAAACTAGACCAAAGTACAAATTACACtattaaaaaaaatgtcattttgccGAGGACCCTTGTGCAGTTAATTAAATAGTATTTCAATATCATGTTTTAAAAGTTCCAACATTGTGCGGTTAATTACCGAACATAATAAATATAATCATTATATAATAGATTTAATTAGTCGTATATCATTTTTCTATGAAGTATCACAAAACATATAATGGTTTGTTTGATTAGTAAAACAAAATAATAGTGAATTAAttacttttaaataaaaaattatgaaaaaaaatgaGTTTGATAAGAAATTATAGACTACTGATTCACCAATAATATGAACGAAGATGAAAAATTTCTAACCTACTAAGTTTTTaatgaatatcctgtataaatgaattaattatattaataatgaatattatatttttctatttGTTCTCGAATCCAATATTAAATGTTCAAATCCAATATAGGGAAATGACTGTTCCCGATTAGAATACGAAAGTACCACACCCAAACAGTCCCACTCAGAAAATGAGCGCCGTTTTCTGAAGGAGAGTCTGAACCTGGCGAGCACGCAGCAAACCAAAAATGGAGAAGAAGCGCTGCAGTTTCTGGCTTCCCAAAAAGAATCGATTTTGCGCTAACACCCTTCTCAACGATTCCTTGTGAGATACTATTCACTCTCTTCTTCATTGGGTTTCCTTCCTTTATTCTCTTATTTCTCATGTTTCATCTTAATCTTATTCTGATATTGTGATAGGTTCTGCGGTAACCACACTCCCAGGTCCGACGACCAGTGGATCCCATGCCCCATAGACCCTTCCCAGTAAGTCTTATTACTATTATTGTTCTTTCAATCTTGATAAATCTCTTCTCTGTGTCTGATTTTTTAGTAAATTTCTTGTTTGTTCTCTTTAATAGCTCCGTACTTAAAGAAAATCTTGAAAGTCATGTAAAGAGATGCCCATATATCAAACAAGTTCAGTCCTTGACCGTACAACCTTTTTACCAAAAGGGTATAAATTCTGGCGTAGAAGGATCCCCAGAAGAGGACCAAACAATGGGAGCTTCAAATGTTGGAAATTTGGCATTGCCTGATGATAATAAGCTAGATTATGGTGCTGTGGAACATGTTACTTCAGAGTTGAAGAGAAATGCTGTTCATAGCTTGAGCGTAGCTCAATTTTGCAAACTAATTGAGAAGATTGAGTGTGTCCATGAGTCGGTTTGTAAGGACATTCAGGACTCGTACAAAATCCCTGAAGCTTGTGAAAAGTGGATTAAAAGAGAATTTGATGGGTATATATGAGTTGGAAAAGTTCATTGTTTTAGTGAGTTTGATAAAGGGTCTTTTAGTTTGTGAAAAAAATGAGTACTTTCTTTACAGGAAATTGCCGTTTCAAGAGAAACATGTTGCGCAGCAGGCTTCGATTCTCGGAAACTTGGAAGAAGTTGGGATATTGAAGAGTTCTAATGGGAGTGAGAGGTGTGAGCTTGAAGGGTCTTTGGGGGATGGCAGCATTGTCCCTGCAGTGGTTGAGTTTGGAGCAGGTAGAGGGTACTTGACACAAATGCTGGCTGATTGTTACGGTATTGAGAAGGTGTTTTTGGTGGAGAGAAAGTCATACAAGCTTAAGGTTAGTTGGTTTGAATATGAATCAAATGCAATCTTCATCCTAGGCTGATATACTTAGATTTCCTTGTAATAAAAAGTTCTAAGATGTTTTGTAGTCTGGACCTTATTTATTGTGTATTTCATGTCAATGCTACTTCTAGGCTGATCGATCCTTGCGACAAAAAGAGAAATTGATATTAGAGCGTTTGAGAATTGACAGTAAGGTTTTCTGaaattctttttgttttttttttgtattttgaaaGGAGGTCTTGCTATACCATTATCTTTCCTACCTCCATTTTAGTTTTGATGCTCCTAATGTTGTGTGTAGTCAGTATGCCTGATGTTTCCTAAGAAAAAATAAATCAGAAATGTTTGATTGGATGCTTGTTGAGTTGCTGTCAGTAATAATAAAGTTGAAAAGTGCATTATCTGCTTCTGTCATTCAAATAAAGCTGTGCTCTTGTGAAGTTAAATTTCCTTCCAAATCATGCTTTGTTCTTAGTAAAAGCATGGAATTTTTCACTTTGCTAAATTCTTTCCCAATTTATGGAAAATCTCAAACATTAGTGATGTGAATAATGGAGAAGATAACATAGCTTTAAAGTGGTTCGGTTTATGAAATTCTTCAGCCAACCTTCTTTGCCGGCCTGGAGACTGTAGATGGATGCTATGCTTATTGTAGTCTTGATCCCACTTATCATGTCATcctattttcattctttttaCATCTAAGATGGAAGTGAgcttattttgttatcaaatagCATTTTACAACCTTACAACACAATTACGAACTTTTCTTGTGCAGTTGAAGATTTAAACTTGAGTGCTGTTGAGTCTCTAAGGGGGTTTCCATACCTGGCCATTGGTAAACATCTTTGTGGGCCTGCAACAGGTAATCATGTATTTCGATAGAAGTCACATATAATGTCCACAGTTATTGTTTCAGTTGATATTATAAATTAACTCTCTGCAGATTTGACCCTGAGATGTTGCCTTGTGGAGCACTCTAACCAAGAAACCGTTGCAGGGTCTACTGTGGACCTGAAACTGAGAGGTTTAGCTATAGCTACCTGTTGCCACCATCTTTGCCAGTGGAAAAACTACATAAGTAATCAACTGATCTTGCATTACAAATATTTATTGGCTAGTAATTAATTTCTTTTGCTTTGAACTGACTGGTTGTGAGAAATTTGGCTTGTCACAGATAAGAAATACTTTTCCAATTTGGGGATCACAAAGGAAGAATTCCATGCAATTACATGGTTTACCAGTTGGGCAGTCGATGCTGATCATGGTTCAGATCTTTCTGATGTAACTAACAACAGTTTCCAGCCACAATCCATGTATGTTTTCTAATATGTTTTGAACAATAATGATGTTTTTGGATGGCACTGCTCATTTTCCTCTCATATTGTTTGTACACATAATTTGTTTTACACAACTTGTTGTTACAGTGGAACTAATTTTAGAGGGAATATTGGAGTCGAAGACATTACAAGGAATATGAAAGCAGTTGAAAGAGCGATACTCGGGTTCAAGTGCAAGCAAATTATTGACATGGGTAGGATGATGTGGTTGAAGGAATGTGGATTAGAAACTCAGTTCGTAAAATATGTTCCATCTACCATCTCTCCTGAAAATCATCTACTCGTTGCAGGATGCATCGATGGTATGTTGTGAGATTTTGTCATTGTAATCCTTCcagggatttttttttttgtttttggttgGAGTTCCTTTTGAGGTTGTAATGTTCAAATTATTTTCAGAAGGGGTAGTCTTCTTTCACTATGGAGCTTGAGATAGGAAAGTAGAGTATGGTATAGCATGGCATGATTTTTTTGTTTTCTGAAAACTTGCCTAGTTTTGGTTCATTTTCGTATTGATGTTCCATATTTCTCTCTTTCTATATGTAATGTATGCATAAAGCTTCCTCTAGAAAAATGTGTTTTCACAGAAATAGATATAAtgtttagtttatatatatattttttaaaaaatacttcCTATTATAAGGTAAAATTTAGAGCATTTGGCGTTTTGAATTATACCAAGTGTTAATTTGAATATTAAGATTttaaaaggttttttttttccaaaaagaaaaagataaacgTGCTTCTCATataagaaattaaaaatatagtAAGCTAACATCAGAAG
The genomic region above belongs to Humulus lupulus chromosome 1, drHumLupu1.1, whole genome shotgun sequence and contains:
- the LOC133790646 gene encoding uncharacterized protein LOC133790646 produces the protein MEKKRCSFWLPKKNRFCANTLLNDSLFCGNHTPRSDDQWIPCPIDPSHSVLKENLESHVKRCPYIKQVQSLTVQPFYQKGINSGVEGSPEEDQTMGASNVGNLALPDDNKLDYGAVEHVTSELKRNAVHSLSVAQFCKLIEKIECVHESVCKDIQDSYKIPEACEKWIKREFDGKLPFQEKHVAQQASILGNLEEVGILKSSNGSERCELEGSLGDGSIVPAVVEFGAGRGYLTQMLADCYGIEKVFLVERKSYKLKADRSLRQKEKLILERLRIDIEDLNLSAVESLRGFPYLAIGKHLCGPATDLTLRCCLVEHSNQETVAGSTVDLKLRGLAIATCCHHLCQWKNYINKKYFSNLGITKEEFHAITWFTSWAVDADHGSDLSDVTNNSFQPQSIGTNFRGNIGVEDITRNMKAVERAILGFKCKQIIDMGRMMWLKECGLETQFVKYVPSTISPENHLLVAGCIDGML